In Nocardioides dokdonensis FR1436, the following are encoded in one genomic region:
- a CDS encoding ceramidase domain-containing protein, whose protein sequence is MIVPQVPRALVPVVVVSVLAWGLLLVGAGQGWLGEATGRGGEFCEAGRGGLLRQPVNTLSNLGFTVAGLAIAWRRDRTPGAPAALTAYAVVVALLGPASAAMHATETALGGRLDLFSMYLLASFTTAYAVVRSGGLDEPRGAVLFGGLVLVCEAMGSLPVTVPVLMHPGNVVFAVLLLLTIGLEGRLVRRGRAEPGWGLASVGTLLLAFAIWSQAKDGSALCAPRSVLQGHGAWHLLDALAAWFLARHYLARGPRSSS, encoded by the coding sequence ATGATCGTCCCGCAGGTCCCCCGCGCGCTGGTGCCGGTCGTGGTGGTCAGTGTGCTCGCCTGGGGCCTGCTGCTGGTCGGTGCCGGCCAGGGCTGGCTGGGGGAGGCGACCGGACGCGGCGGCGAGTTCTGCGAGGCCGGTCGAGGAGGTCTGCTCCGCCAGCCCGTCAACACCCTCAGCAACCTGGGCTTCACCGTGGCCGGGCTGGCCATCGCGTGGCGACGGGACCGGACGCCGGGCGCTCCCGCCGCCCTGACGGCGTACGCCGTGGTGGTGGCACTGCTGGGCCCGGCCAGCGCGGCGATGCACGCCACCGAGACCGCGCTCGGTGGGCGGCTGGACCTGTTCAGCATGTACCTGCTGGCCTCGTTCACGACCGCGTACGCGGTGGTGCGCAGCGGCGGGCTCGACGAGCCGCGGGGCGCCGTGCTCTTCGGGGGCCTCGTCCTGGTCTGCGAGGCAATGGGGTCGCTGCCGGTGACGGTCCCGGTGCTGATGCACCCGGGCAACGTCGTCTTCGCCGTCCTGCTGCTGCTCACCATCGGCCTCGAGGGGCGGCTGGTCCGGCGGGGTCGTGCCGAGCCGGGCTGGGGGCTGGCCTCGGTCGGCACCCTGCTGCTGGCCTTCGCGATCTGGAGCCAGGCCAAGGACGGCTCCGCGCTCTGCGCGCCGAGGTCGGTGCTGCAGGGCCACGGGGCGTGGCACCTGCTGGACGCGCTCGCGGCCTGGTTCCTGGCGCGCCACTACCTGGCCCGTGGGCCCCGGTCGTCGTCCTGA
- a CDS encoding DUF1116 domain-containing protein has protein sequence MNARTTPAPRPTAAPEGVAASGVDLFADAVDLQAVPVSRVDWRPPMDGTADDLAVVAADPLRRAANARAVQAMLDVQAVLVDVAPASEVLGLEAGQFLHAGPPIEWAAATGPLRGGLMAAAALEGLVEDPEDAVALFERGDAVSLEPCHHRDAVGPMAGVVSPSMWMFVLEDPVSGRRTYCSLNEGLGKVLRYGAYGPEVLERLRWMSAVLGPLLAQAVKAAGPVDVTGILTQMLQMGDEAHNRNRAGTLMLLRDLAPALAESAADAKDVADTLRFIGGNDHFFLNLAMPACKLALDAARGIEGSTMVVAMARNGTEFGIQVAGTGDQWFTGPAQVADGLFLGGYGPEDANPDIGDSAITETAGIGGFSMATAPAIVRLVGGTVPDALATTRRMREITLAENPRWSIPILEFAGAPTGIDVSLVCRTQILPQINTGMAGNKAGVGQVGAGLVTPPAEIFPQALAALASRTRERAAG, from the coding sequence ATGAACGCCCGTACGACGCCTGCTCCCCGCCCCACCGCGGCCCCCGAGGGCGTCGCCGCCTCCGGGGTCGACCTCTTCGCCGACGCCGTGGACCTGCAGGCCGTCCCGGTCTCCCGGGTCGACTGGCGCCCCCCGATGGACGGCACCGCCGACGACCTCGCCGTCGTCGCGGCCGACCCGCTGCGCCGTGCGGCCAACGCGCGGGCGGTGCAGGCGATGCTGGACGTGCAGGCCGTGCTGGTCGACGTGGCCCCCGCCTCGGAGGTGCTGGGCCTCGAGGCCGGCCAGTTCCTGCACGCGGGCCCGCCGATCGAGTGGGCTGCGGCCACCGGCCCGCTGCGCGGCGGGCTGATGGCCGCCGCAGCGCTCGAGGGGCTGGTCGAGGACCCCGAGGACGCGGTCGCGCTCTTCGAGCGCGGCGACGCCGTGTCCCTGGAGCCCTGCCACCACCGTGACGCCGTCGGTCCGATGGCCGGCGTGGTCTCCCCCTCGATGTGGATGTTCGTGCTCGAGGACCCGGTGAGCGGTCGCCGCACCTACTGCTCGCTCAACGAGGGCCTCGGCAAGGTGCTGCGCTACGGCGCCTACGGACCCGAGGTGCTGGAGCGGCTGCGCTGGATGTCGGCGGTCCTCGGGCCGCTGCTGGCCCAGGCCGTGAAGGCGGCCGGACCGGTCGACGTCACCGGCATCCTGACCCAGATGCTCCAGATGGGCGACGAGGCCCACAACCGCAACCGGGCCGGCACCCTGATGCTGCTGCGGGACCTCGCCCCGGCCCTGGCGGAGTCCGCGGCCGACGCCAAGGACGTCGCGGACACGCTGCGCTTCATCGGCGGCAACGACCACTTCTTCCTCAACCTGGCGATGCCGGCGTGCAAGCTCGCGCTCGACGCCGCCCGGGGCATCGAGGGTTCCACGATGGTGGTGGCGATGGCGCGCAACGGCACCGAGTTCGGCATCCAGGTCGCCGGCACCGGCGACCAGTGGTTCACAGGCCCGGCCCAGGTGGCCGACGGTCTCTTCCTGGGCGGCTACGGCCCCGAGGACGCCAACCCCGACATCGGCGACTCCGCGATCACCGAGACCGCCGGCATCGGCGGCTTCTCGATGGCCACCGCCCCGGCGATCGTGCGGCTCGTGGGCGGCACCGTGCCCGACGCGCTGGCCACCACCCGGCGGATGCGGGAGATCACCCTCGCGGAGAACCCGCGGTGGTCCATCCCGATCCTGGAGTTCGCGGGCGCCCCGACCGGGATCGACGTGAGCCTGGTCTGCCGCACCCAGATCCTGCCGCAGATCAACACCGGCATGGCCGGCAACAAGGCCGGCGTCGGCCAGGTCGGCGCCGGGCTGGTCACCCCGCCCGCGGAGATCTTCCCGCAGGCGCTGGCCGCGCTCGCCAGCCGCACCCGGGAGCGCGCAGCCGGCTGA
- a CDS encoding FdrA family protein encodes MTSPPLTAHRQHVEVRSGAYADSVTLLQVSKDVAATPGVHSAQVAMATPLNLEVLASMGFDLPATTPNDMVVALMLGEDGDVSTALLAVDAALAASSRRRSGSVEEAPTRTTGRALAESGADLALISVPGQHAMVEAMDALDADRDVMIFSDNMPVEQEIALKDLATERGLLVMGPDCGTAMVGGLGLGFANTTRPGPVGIVAASGTGCQQLMCLLDAAGVGVGAALGVGGRDLGSQVAGRSTREALRRLDADPTIELVVVVSKPPADEVAAELRTFAETLTTPVHFALLGAGQPDLTTAAEAVLDRLGSPVPDWPSWGSTADGTSGAHLRGLFVGGTLCDEAMLVAAAELGGIRSNIPLSPELALDSSLTADAHTMVDFGDDTLTAGRAHPMIDPTLRLEHLSRAAADPTTACILMDVVLGHGAEPDPAGALAPAITAAIGTARAAGRELPVVIACVGTESDPQQLSRQARTLAEAGAEVHLSNARATRRAIALTGGIR; translated from the coding sequence ATGACCAGTCCCCCGCTCACCGCCCACCGCCAGCACGTGGAGGTCCGCTCCGGCGCCTACGCCGACTCCGTCACGCTGCTCCAGGTCAGCAAGGACGTGGCCGCGACCCCGGGGGTGCACAGCGCCCAGGTGGCGATGGCGACCCCGCTGAACCTCGAGGTCCTCGCCTCGATGGGCTTCGACCTGCCGGCGACGACGCCCAACGACATGGTCGTGGCGCTGATGCTCGGCGAGGACGGCGACGTGTCGACCGCGCTCCTCGCCGTGGACGCGGCGCTCGCCGCCTCCAGCCGCCGCCGCTCCGGATCCGTCGAGGAGGCGCCCACCCGCACCACGGGCCGCGCACTCGCCGAGTCGGGTGCCGACCTGGCCCTGATCTCGGTGCCCGGGCAGCACGCGATGGTCGAGGCGATGGACGCCCTCGACGCCGACCGCGACGTGATGATCTTCAGCGACAACATGCCCGTGGAGCAGGAGATCGCGCTCAAGGACCTCGCCACCGAGCGCGGCCTGCTGGTCATGGGCCCCGACTGCGGCACCGCGATGGTCGGCGGCCTCGGCCTCGGCTTCGCCAACACCACCCGCCCCGGCCCGGTCGGGATCGTCGCGGCCTCGGGCACCGGCTGCCAGCAGCTCATGTGCCTGCTCGACGCCGCCGGTGTCGGGGTCGGTGCCGCGCTGGGCGTCGGCGGCCGCGACCTGGGCAGCCAGGTCGCCGGTCGCTCCACCCGGGAGGCGCTGCGCCGCCTGGACGCCGACCCCACCATCGAGCTGGTCGTGGTGGTCTCCAAGCCCCCCGCCGACGAGGTGGCGGCCGAGCTGCGCACCTTCGCCGAGACCCTGACCACCCCGGTCCACTTCGCGCTGCTCGGCGCCGGCCAGCCCGACCTCACCACCGCCGCCGAGGCCGTGCTCGACCGGCTCGGCAGCCCGGTCCCCGACTGGCCCTCGTGGGGCAGCACCGCGGACGGCACCAGCGGTGCCCACCTGCGCGGCCTGTTCGTCGGCGGCACGCTCTGCGACGAGGCGATGCTGGTCGCGGCCGCCGAGCTCGGCGGGATCCGGAGCAACATCCCGCTCTCCCCCGAGCTGGCGCTGGACTCCTCGCTCACCGCCGACGCGCACACCATGGTCGACTTCGGCGACGACACGCTCACCGCCGGCCGGGCGCACCCGATGATCGACCCGACGCTGCGCCTGGAGCACCTGAGCCGGGCCGCCGCCGACCCGACGACGGCCTGCATCCTGATGGACGTGGTGCTCGGCCACGGCGCGGAGCCCGACCCCGCCGGCGCCCTCGCCCCGGCCATCACCGCCGCGATCGGGACCGCCCGGGCCGCCGGCCGTGAGCTCCCGGTGGTCATCGCCTGCGTCGGCACCGAGTCCGACCCGCAGCAGCTGTCCCGCCAGGCCCGGACCCTGGCCGAGGCCGGCGCCGAGGTCCACCTGTCCAACGCCCGGGCCACGCGCCGGGCCATCGCCCTGACCGGAGGCATCCGATGA
- a CDS encoding DUF2877 domain-containing protein: MRTHRRVVAAAPAPLGALLAGPARTVPVLHRGPDAVYLDLRDPAGPVDQTGPAVLGVLSAAATAVPCGLQTLLPRLSDDIAAAPDALLGAGRLLVGDSEVVVTRLVDVAVPRLPRAGVPSRARVLEDLVGDRLAAVRAELPAAALADLATGSAACVPALVGRGSGLTPVGDDVLCGWLAVTAAVLGTASGPVADAVRRHAPTATTALSATLLGCALRGEVLPEFRRLVLDLADPAEAGRDTRLTARLDALMRVGHTSGAGLLLGATTALHHLASRSLTP, encoded by the coding sequence ATGAGGACCCACCGTCGCGTCGTCGCTGCGGCTCCCGCCCCGCTGGGCGCGCTGCTGGCCGGTCCCGCCCGGACGGTCCCAGTGCTGCACCGGGGCCCCGACGCCGTCTACCTCGACCTGCGCGACCCCGCAGGCCCGGTCGACCAGACCGGCCCTGCCGTCCTCGGGGTGCTGTCGGCGGCCGCGACGGCCGTGCCCTGCGGCCTCCAGACCCTCCTGCCCCGGCTGAGCGACGACATCGCCGCCGCCCCCGACGCCCTGCTGGGTGCGGGCCGGCTCCTGGTCGGGGACTCCGAGGTCGTGGTCACCCGCCTCGTCGACGTCGCCGTCCCCCGGCTGCCCCGGGCCGGCGTGCCCTCCCGCGCCCGGGTGCTCGAGGACCTCGTCGGCGACCGGCTGGCGGCGGTCCGCGCCGAGCTGCCCGCGGCAGCGCTGGCCGACCTCGCCACGGGCTCCGCCGCCTGCGTGCCCGCCCTCGTGGGTCGCGGCAGCGGGCTGACCCCGGTCGGCGACGACGTGCTGTGCGGCTGGCTGGCCGTCACGGCCGCGGTCCTCGGCACCGCATCGGGCCCCGTCGCGGACGCCGTACGCCGCCACGCGCCCACCGCGACCACCGCCCTGTCCGCCACCCTGCTGGGCTGCGCGCTGCGGGGTGAGGTGCTGCCCGAGTTCCGGCGCCTCGTCCTCGACCTGGCCGATCCGGCCGAGGCCGGCCGCGACACCCGACTCACCGCCCGCCTCGACGCCCTGATGCGGGTCGGCCACACCTCCGGCGCCGGGCTCCTGCTCGGTGCCACGACCGCTCTCCACCACCTCGCGTCAAGGAGCCTCACACCATGA
- a CDS encoding PucR family transcriptional regulator yields the protein MVGLAKFEPLGVQQLISPTYGVPLRDLLRLEGMQGTTVLAGHGGLDRMVLGINVMEVPDIADWVKPHDLLVTTGFPLASGEDHRRRTVALTRLIRDLHARELTGLGVKLGRYVDSVDPEVLALADELDFPLLGLPMALAFDDLLRQAYGRIHELTAGVLERIDALHRALTLLVLEGGDLDQIAAEVARVLDLGVLITSTDGRLRASALPEQLRTRLEQADLLEPGGRFRVERASTRPAPVGDGEVRLQPIVAGGTDLARLVCFSPHRPLSRDDVVAMERAATVAALLVTRQEAVAAVENKYRGDFLRDVFLGRAGDRTYVTEHAASLGWDLASPMYVVSAELDPMAADEPPVSGRVRRSWQERFATAWRQVCEGRRPVIPTVDFTAEVVALVPDGDPGPDGSTPVDQLVAAVQGDRGGGRRPFSVGVSRLVTSPDQLPEAYLQARRATEVGRRVSGGGGTTRFDSLGVHRLIALVPDPAEARAFAVDVLGELAGDTEEAADLRSTLQTLLDHNLNVAEAARQLFFHYNTMRYRVNKLERLLGPFTSDPHLRLDIAVALQVLQLRG from the coding sequence ATGGTAGGTCTTGCCAAGTTCGAGCCGCTGGGGGTGCAACAGTTGATAAGTCCCACGTACGGAGTCCCGCTGCGCGACCTCCTCCGGCTGGAGGGGATGCAGGGCACCACGGTGCTGGCCGGGCACGGTGGCCTGGACCGCATGGTGCTCGGGATCAACGTGATGGAGGTCCCCGACATCGCCGACTGGGTCAAGCCCCACGACCTGCTCGTCACGACCGGGTTCCCGCTGGCCTCGGGGGAGGACCACCGCAGGCGCACCGTGGCCCTGACCCGGCTGATCCGCGACCTGCACGCCCGTGAGCTGACCGGGCTGGGGGTGAAGCTCGGCCGGTACGTCGACTCCGTGGATCCCGAGGTGCTGGCCCTGGCCGACGAGCTGGACTTCCCGCTGCTGGGGCTGCCGATGGCGTTGGCCTTCGACGACCTGCTGCGCCAGGCCTACGGCCGGATCCACGAGCTCACGGCCGGGGTCCTGGAGCGCATCGACGCCCTGCACCGCGCACTGACGCTGCTGGTCCTGGAGGGCGGCGACCTCGACCAGATCGCGGCCGAGGTGGCCCGGGTCCTCGACCTGGGGGTGCTGATCACCTCGACCGACGGCCGGCTGCGGGCCTCCGCGCTGCCCGAGCAGCTGCGCACCCGTCTCGAGCAGGCCGACCTGCTCGAGCCCGGCGGCCGCTTCCGGGTGGAGCGCGCCAGCACCCGCCCGGCCCCGGTCGGGGACGGCGAGGTGCGGCTCCAGCCGATCGTCGCCGGCGGCACCGACCTGGCGCGGCTGGTGTGCTTCAGCCCGCACCGCCCCCTGTCCCGCGACGACGTCGTCGCGATGGAGCGCGCGGCGACCGTGGCCGCGCTGCTGGTCACCCGCCAGGAGGCGGTCGCGGCTGTCGAGAACAAGTACCGCGGCGACTTCCTGCGCGACGTCTTCCTCGGTCGCGCGGGTGATCGCACCTACGTCACCGAGCACGCCGCCAGCCTCGGCTGGGACCTCGCGAGCCCGATGTACGTCGTCTCCGCCGAGCTCGACCCGATGGCCGCCGACGAGCCCCCGGTCTCGGGCCGGGTGCGTCGCAGCTGGCAGGAACGCTTCGCCACCGCCTGGCGCCAGGTCTGCGAGGGCCGGCGACCGGTCATCCCCACCGTCGACTTCACCGCCGAGGTGGTGGCCCTGGTCCCCGACGGCGATCCCGGTCCCGACGGGTCGACCCCCGTGGACCAGCTGGTCGCGGCGGTGCAGGGCGACCGCGGCGGCGGCCGCCGCCCGTTCTCCGTCGGGGTCAGCCGGCTGGTGACCTCCCCGGACCAGCTGCCCGAGGCCTACCTGCAGGCCCGCCGGGCCACCGAGGTCGGTCGGCGGGTCAGCGGTGGCGGCGGCACCACCCGCTTCGACTCCCTGGGGGTGCACCGGCTGATCGCGCTGGTCCCGGACCCGGCCGAGGCCCGCGCCTTCGCCGTCGACGTCCTCGGCGAGCTTGCCGGGGACACCGAGGAGGCCGCTGACCTGCGCAGCACCCTGCAGACGCTCCTGGACCACAACCTCAACGTGGCC